A portion of the Adhaeribacter radiodurans genome contains these proteins:
- a CDS encoding YpdA family putative bacillithiol disulfide reductase yields MNSDLLDILIIGAGPIGLACGLEAKKAGYSYLIVEKGCLVNSLYKYPLNMTFFSTSDRLEIGGIPFASIQAKPNRPEALEYYRRVADSQGLNINLFEEVTALEPVQDYYQVQTSKAVYQARHVIIAIGFYDAPNLLDIPGEDLPKVRHYYFDPHFYYKQKIVVIGANNSAADVALETFRKGADVTMIIREAELGRIKYWTKPDLENRIAEGSIKAYFQSHLTAIRENEVDIQTPTGQITIPNNYVLAMTGYQPQFGLLQKFGINLSPDFKRHPQYHPETMETNLENVFLAGVICGGMDTHIWFIENSREHAVKIIRHIQEQTRVV; encoded by the coding sequence GTGAATTCAGATTTGTTAGATATTCTTATTATTGGCGCCGGACCAATAGGTTTGGCCTGTGGTTTAGAGGCGAAGAAAGCCGGTTATTCTTACCTGATCGTTGAGAAAGGCTGTTTAGTAAATTCTTTGTACAAATACCCGCTTAACATGACTTTTTTCTCTACTTCCGATCGCTTGGAGATTGGTGGAATTCCATTTGCGTCTATTCAGGCTAAACCAAACCGACCCGAAGCTCTAGAATATTACCGTCGGGTGGCGGATTCGCAAGGATTAAATATTAATTTATTCGAAGAAGTCACCGCCTTAGAGCCCGTACAAGATTACTACCAGGTACAAACGTCTAAAGCAGTATACCAAGCTCGCCATGTTATTATTGCCATTGGCTTTTACGATGCGCCTAATTTGTTAGATATTCCCGGCGAAGACCTCCCAAAAGTACGGCATTATTATTTCGACCCACATTTTTATTACAAACAGAAAATAGTAGTAATTGGCGCAAATAATTCTGCTGCCGACGTTGCCCTAGAAACCTTCCGGAAAGGAGCGGACGTAACCATGATTATCCGGGAAGCAGAACTGGGCCGCATTAAGTACTGGACCAAACCCGACCTGGAAAATCGAATTGCTGAAGGTTCCATTAAAGCTTATTTTCAGTCGCACCTTACAGCAATCCGGGAAAACGAAGTAGACATACAAACCCCCACTGGTCAGATTACCATCCCCAACAATTACGTATTAGCCATGACGGGCTACCAGCCTCAGTTCGGTTTATTGCAGAAATTCGGCATCAACCTATCACCGGATTTTAAACGCCATCCCCAATATCACCCCGAAACCATGGAAACCAACCTTGAAAACGTGTTTCTCGCCGGGGTTATCTGCGGAGGCATGGATACCCACATCTGGTTTATTGAAAATTCACGGGAACACGCCGTTAAAATCATCCGCCACATTCAAGAGCAAACGCGGGTAGTGTAG
- a CDS encoding GumC family protein produces the protein MNSEKIESNYIKKVLFSYLNFWYLFVLGGVFGLIGAYISLRYTTPQYSITTTLLIKDDKNGQGLSESSAFSDLALMKSSKNIDNEIVVLQSNSLMQRVLYELDFQTSYFKKGRFLEQEIYGSELPIKIIINKLNDSAFNKSINIYIKNNNSFEIEDFQNRTVHKFGQRIQMPYGTFTVVATSTNSAPLVSEPIIARFQDIRILANIYAAKLNVSKYNTKASALVLSITDAVPQKGIDVINKLLQVYNKEEVDDKNIIASRTISFIDERLKYLTAELSNVEKDVEKYKRQNDLTNVSSQAEQYLVEASDYNKQVAELAIEQDVLESIENYLNQQNEKYQLVPSSLTIQDPTLVGLITRFNELQIEREQLIRINRSDNPLIQNINNQLANLRVNILENLKNIKKSKAITHRNLQLKSGQFSAKIQQVPVVERQLIEITRQQEIKQAIYLYLLQKREESALSLAATVSNGRIVDPPKFSGPVSPNATTTYLYYLLLGLILPFLGVYIKNVLNNKVQKLQEVQVLTSVPILGEIAHNKGGNSIVVKEKSRTPIAEMFRLILANLQFSNFGKESKVLLVTSSMSGEGKTFFSINLGISLASTAKKIIILSFDLRKPSLFPNLGLSEGKGLSNYLISDTLLIDDIIQPTVIMPNLFVIGSGTIPPNPYELMLSSRMGHLFQVLKANFDYIIVDTPPVGQVADAYNLAPFIDSTIYLIRYNYTFKEQINIINDIYLNKKLNQPMLVLNDAKVGDTYGYGYAYTEQKRQHSFLNRIRNIYS, from the coding sequence ATGAACTCAGAAAAGATTGAATCAAATTATATAAAAAAAGTTCTTTTTAGCTACCTAAATTTCTGGTACTTATTTGTTCTGGGAGGTGTTTTTGGATTAATAGGGGCATATATTTCATTGCGTTATACTACTCCACAATATAGTATTACTACTACTTTATTAATTAAAGATGATAAGAATGGGCAAGGCTTATCAGAAAGTTCCGCCTTCAGTGATTTAGCTCTTATGAAATCTTCTAAAAATATTGATAATGAAATTGTAGTATTGCAATCAAACAGTTTGATGCAACGGGTTTTATATGAATTGGATTTCCAAACAAGTTATTTCAAAAAAGGACGGTTTTTGGAGCAGGAGATTTACGGTAGTGAACTGCCAATTAAAATAATTATTAATAAATTAAATGACTCTGCATTTAACAAATCAATTAATATTTACATTAAGAATAATAACAGCTTTGAAATAGAAGATTTTCAAAACCGAACAGTTCATAAGTTTGGACAGAGGATTCAGATGCCATACGGAACTTTTACAGTTGTCGCTACTTCTACAAATTCTGCACCATTAGTTAGTGAACCAATAATAGCAAGGTTTCAAGATATTCGGATTTTGGCAAATATATATGCGGCGAAATTAAATGTAAGCAAGTATAATACGAAGGCTAGTGCTCTGGTTTTGAGTATCACCGATGCCGTACCTCAGAAAGGGATTGATGTGATAAATAAACTACTCCAAGTTTATAATAAAGAAGAAGTTGATGACAAAAACATAATTGCGTCCAGAACAATCAGTTTTATTGACGAACGTCTAAAATATTTAACCGCAGAGTTGTCTAATGTAGAAAAGGATGTGGAAAAATATAAACGACAAAATGATTTAACTAATGTAAGCTCGCAAGCGGAGCAGTACCTTGTAGAAGCTAGTGATTATAATAAGCAGGTGGCAGAATTAGCTATTGAGCAAGATGTACTAGAATCTATAGAAAATTACCTGAATCAACAAAATGAGAAGTACCAATTAGTACCTAGCTCCTTAACTATTCAGGATCCTACTTTGGTTGGATTGATTACACGGTTTAATGAGTTGCAAATAGAACGCGAGCAGTTAATACGTATTAATCGTTCGGACAATCCCCTTATTCAGAATATAAATAATCAGTTAGCCAATTTGCGTGTAAATATTCTGGAAAATTTAAAGAACATTAAAAAATCCAAAGCTATAACACACCGCAATCTTCAATTAAAGTCCGGACAGTTTAGTGCCAAAATCCAGCAAGTTCCTGTAGTTGAACGCCAATTAATAGAAATAACGCGGCAACAGGAGATAAAACAAGCCATTTATTTGTACCTGTTACAAAAAAGAGAAGAATCTGCTTTATCGTTGGCAGCTACTGTTTCAAATGGCCGAATTGTAGATCCGCCAAAATTCTCAGGTCCAGTTTCTCCTAATGCAACTACTACTTACTTATATTATTTATTGTTAGGTCTAATTTTACCCTTTTTAGGAGTTTATATAAAAAATGTTTTAAATAATAAAGTACAAAAATTACAGGAAGTTCAAGTATTAACTTCTGTGCCTATTCTTGGTGAAATTGCCCATAACAAAGGTGGTAATTCAATTGTGGTAAAAGAAAAAAGCAGAACTCCGATTGCAGAAATGTTCAGGCTTATTCTTGCCAATTTGCAATTCTCTAATTTTGGTAAAGAAAGTAAAGTACTGCTGGTAACTTCTAGTATGAGCGGGGAAGGTAAAACTTTTTTTAGTATTAATTTAGGAATTAGTTTAGCTAGTACAGCTAAAAAGATTATAATTTTAAGTTTTGATTTACGTAAACCAAGTTTGTTCCCAAACTTAGGGCTTTCAGAAGGTAAAGGACTAAGTAACTATTTAATCTCTGATACTCTCCTTATTGATGATATAATACAACCTACAGTAATAATGCCGAACTTATTTGTAATAGGTTCCGGAACAATCCCACCAAACCCGTATGAACTCATGTTAAGCTCGCGCATGGGACATTTGTTTCAGGTATTGAAAGCTAATTTCGATTACATTATTGTAGACACTCCTCCTGTTGGCCAGGTAGCAGATGCTTATAATCTTGCTCCTTTTATAGATTCTACTATTTATCTAATTCGCTATAATTATACTTTTAAAGAACAAATAAATATTATTAACGATATTTATTTAAATAAAAAGCTTAACCAACCTATGCTGGTGTTAAATGATGCTAAAGTTGGTGATACTTATGGTTATGGGTATGCCTATACTGAACAAAAACGGCAACATTCCTTTTTAAATAGAATTAGAAATATTTATTCATAG
- a CDS encoding polysaccharide biosynthesis/export family protein: MRFGFVYVLIVTVFISCKPSLNLIYFRDLKDLEYTTKIGNRTKPHIQSDDLLGITVSTLSPESNALFNNGVIQSTVKTALVSKDNNEGYLVDENGFINFPVLGLIQVGGLTKEEATQKLTSAIEKFVRKPIVNIRFIDFKISVIGEVNRPSNYTVPTEKINIFQAIALAGDLTPYGKRNNIAIIRENEGVRKVVRINLNNKEVLNSPYFYLQQNDVVYVEPNKSKAAQASLSRSNVQFGVSVALSILSILTVLVRI; this comes from the coding sequence ATGAGGTTTGGCTTTGTTTATGTTTTAATTGTAACTGTTTTTATATCGTGTAAACCTAGTCTAAATTTAATTTATTTTCGTGATTTAAAAGACTTAGAATACACTACTAAGATCGGGAACAGAACAAAACCTCATATTCAATCAGATGATCTACTTGGTATTACAGTAAGTACATTAAGTCCAGAGTCAAATGCCTTGTTTAATAATGGTGTAATACAAAGTACAGTTAAAACTGCATTGGTAAGTAAGGATAATAATGAAGGGTATTTAGTAGATGAGAATGGATTTATTAACTTTCCTGTGTTAGGACTAATTCAGGTGGGCGGCTTAACAAAAGAAGAAGCTACTCAAAAACTTACCTCCGCTATTGAAAAGTTTGTTCGGAAGCCAATTGTAAATATAAGGTTTATTGATTTTAAAATTTCTGTTATTGGAGAGGTTAATCGACCATCTAATTATACTGTACCTACCGAAAAAATAAATATATTTCAAGCTATAGCTCTCGCTGGCGATTTAACTCCTTATGGCAAAAGAAACAACATAGCCATCATAAGAGAAAATGAAGGTGTTAGGAAAGTGGTTAGGATAAATCTAAACAATAAAGAGGTATTGAATTCCCCATATTTTTATTTGCAGCAGAATGATGTTGTGTATGTAGAACCTAATAAGTCCAAAGCGGCTCAAGCAAGTTTATCCAGAAGTAATGTTCAATTTGGAGTATCAGTAGCACTTTCAATTTTATCCATTTTAACAGTACTAGTAAGAATTTAA
- a CDS encoding malectin domain-containing carbohydrate-binding protein, with translation MGKNTFFQVFRYFFVTALLVHFNSIIYAQNIPVIYSTNGLLPNCATEKQELNLIINGSNFGLTENEEVKVRIRGSAFKGEVLFTPEIPNSSTQLKIIIPANNTVLSLPGTLTIDIQQLNSDNNKVFSNAVQLPVYPKTSPISGSTVVCGNSQNNYTVPKLNGAASYEWSVISGNASIISGSNRNTVRIHFANSIGTVKIGVKTLTSCGTSGTTSNLEVLVNAIPKITLPTFNDLCVNAPAIKLIQGVPAGGTYTVDGIVATSFDPSAFGVGEHTIIYYYNQNGCSASTSQIIKVLPGPSVAFSSNLGSICQNAAIIQLNGGSPANGTFSGPGVSGNTFDPAIAGIGSHSILYTVTQNGCTTSASQIINVLPAPIVDLPAFNDICNNAPAFALISGSPSGGIYTIDGKIATNFDPAIASIGSHTITYSFTLNGCTASVSQTIKVKSAPIVTFPISLQPVCVNAKPIILSEGKPGSGTFSGAGIIMDDDVYQTVRYGNPNTNFSYNIPVSTTKYTIILHFADINWNESGQRSFDVSIEGNKVLDNYDIVNKVGANTATTETFTVNVNDGLLNIDFIGLTSEGGKSDPTVSAIEVISTTLPSEIYRINAGGGQVINSIGEFASDNYFNGGDPFSVSKSIGGTPTTFNPALAGVGEHIITFSYSQNGCQNSATQNITVLDVPVAQISAPAEGTQVCFGQQVTLTANPVFNAKYQWFLNGNLISGAVSNSYNAEESGSYTIQVIDANCPVISDSVIVKILTPDNVIIDQGPVKICAGSDTTLHALTGNGYQYQWYLDGNRLVNKTKATLSVNSPGDYKVILTPLGCEPVTSAAITVTYLPEIINNVVTTNAKKIICSGSTVSIIGSQPGGGTGEYTYQWESRINNEPFTAIPEAINPDYSFATGTFMGSISFRRVVFSDSCLVISNELNFTVNQLNAENSISAPGSTTICAGNAPGIISSNTITGEEEYSYTWESSSNNAPFQIISGATSASFTPDILFQTTSFRRVMALGQCINISDTVTIQVNPEILKNNITIPFDLICSNSDPGTIAGEQVTGGDGTYRYIWERSLDGTTFTAISNSNTIDYSLGALTRTTTFRRTVISGACRNISNEVTVTVNPAILGNRLTESETTICVNNSPETINSEPITGGNGTYTYSWESSVDGNTFIPVPNLNTAKYNPGNLTQTTTYRRLVTSGVCTDTSNALTITVLPVITYTVFLTVAPSDFPVCGETRYIAQVIKNVNGINYPTDPHLQQTTWSGGEDATQQFLFDWWKNDEQRLVAGNTSGTLTLEALQPGDYYTVRARPISSDLSCAIFNSRPDLIVSNSGTNTLFSNRFYSGQPDAYSVDITSDAFGTVCPDTPVTFTATPNVPTYINPTFQWTINDEEIPGATQPVFTTALVRDNDVVSVLFNSNENSCDPITAGNPITMQVSASIPNRLDKIEGPEKPEVGKPATYRVSPDNNTLNWLYEWTITYKNGQTEVLPETSETLVIPKIPADLFEITVKKIAPPGSCVDQESTVVSTFTIPLPVELLYLRARETTNNVIVEWATAIEQNNAGFEVQVAADAINYRLLGFVPSKSLNSYTKQEYTFHDQEKNKSGTRYYRLKQENSNGYFSYFGPIAINILASEESLTAFPNPFTKEVNLVINTKETGDMHLIILNAIGSKVGEQTFKIKKGNNKEKILMNTSLPQGMYTLISQMNNQIRYLKLLKQ, from the coding sequence ATGGGCAAAAATACTTTTTTTCAAGTATTTAGGTACTTCTTTGTAACTGCATTATTGGTACATTTTAACTCCATCATTTATGCTCAAAATATTCCTGTTATATATTCGACTAATGGATTACTACCCAATTGCGCAACTGAAAAACAAGAGTTAAATTTAATTATAAATGGCAGCAACTTTGGTTTAACAGAAAATGAGGAGGTAAAAGTACGAATAAGAGGATCTGCTTTCAAAGGAGAAGTTTTATTTACGCCTGAAATACCAAATTCTTCCACCCAACTAAAAATAATTATTCCAGCTAACAATACGGTTTTATCGCTACCTGGAACCTTAACAATTGATATTCAACAACTAAACTCAGATAATAATAAGGTATTTTCTAACGCGGTACAATTACCAGTTTACCCCAAAACGAGTCCAATAAGTGGTTCTACTGTTGTCTGTGGTAATTCACAAAATAACTACACAGTTCCTAAATTAAACGGTGCAGCCAGTTACGAATGGTCGGTTATTTCAGGTAATGCCTCTATAATCTCAGGTAGTAATAGGAACACTGTCCGAATCCATTTTGCTAATTCAATTGGTACCGTGAAAATAGGCGTAAAGACGCTTACTTCTTGCGGCACAAGCGGAACAACATCCAACTTGGAAGTACTTGTAAATGCAATACCAAAAATTACATTACCAACCTTTAACGATTTATGTGTGAATGCGCCAGCTATCAAGCTTATTCAAGGAGTACCAGCTGGAGGAACCTATACAGTAGACGGTATAGTAGCTACTTCTTTTGATCCTTCTGCTTTCGGCGTTGGAGAACATACTATTATTTATTATTATAATCAAAATGGTTGTTCTGCCAGTACTTCCCAAATTATTAAGGTTCTTCCTGGTCCTTCAGTAGCTTTTTCTTCAAATTTAGGTTCTATTTGCCAAAATGCGGCAATTATCCAGCTTAATGGCGGCTCACCTGCAAATGGAACTTTTAGTGGACCAGGGGTATCAGGTAATACTTTTGATCCGGCCATTGCTGGTATTGGTTCTCATTCAATTCTATATACAGTTACACAAAATGGTTGTACAACTAGCGCTTCCCAAATTATTAATGTTTTGCCTGCACCTATTGTTGATTTACCAGCTTTTAACGATATTTGCAATAATGCGCCTGCCTTTGCTCTAATCAGCGGTTCCCCATCAGGAGGCATATATACTATAGACGGAAAGATTGCCACCAATTTTGATCCAGCTATTGCTAGCATCGGCAGCCATACTATTACTTATTCTTTTACCTTGAATGGGTGTACAGCTAGTGTTAGCCAAACTATTAAGGTCAAATCTGCTCCTATTGTAACTTTTCCAATTTCTCTGCAACCTGTTTGTGTAAATGCAAAACCTATAATCTTATCCGAAGGAAAACCTGGTTCAGGCACTTTTAGTGGTGCTGGGATAATAATGGATGATGACGTTTACCAGACAGTACGGTATGGTAATCCAAATACAAATTTCAGTTATAATATACCTGTAAGCACCACCAAGTATACTATTATCCTCCACTTTGCCGATATTAACTGGAACGAATCAGGGCAACGATCTTTTGACGTAAGTATAGAAGGCAATAAAGTTTTAGATAATTATGATATTGTTAATAAGGTGGGAGCTAACACGGCAACCACCGAAACCTTTACAGTAAATGTTAATGATGGCCTTCTAAATATAGATTTTATTGGCCTAACTAGTGAGGGAGGCAAAAGCGATCCTACCGTTTCCGCTATTGAAGTTATTTCCACTACTTTACCTTCTGAAATTTATCGAATCAACGCGGGGGGTGGCCAGGTTATTAATTCTATAGGTGAATTTGCTTCGGATAATTATTTTAACGGTGGAGATCCTTTTTCTGTTTCCAAATCTATTGGAGGAACTCCTACTACCTTTAATCCGGCTTTAGCTGGAGTCGGCGAACATATTATTACTTTTTCATATTCCCAAAATGGTTGTCAGAATAGCGCCACTCAGAATATTACTGTACTGGATGTACCCGTGGCCCAGATTAGTGCGCCTGCCGAAGGCACACAAGTATGTTTTGGACAACAAGTTACCTTAACGGCTAACCCTGTTTTTAACGCTAAATACCAATGGTTTCTCAATGGCAATCTTATTTCGGGGGCAGTTAGTAATTCCTACAATGCAGAGGAATCGGGAAGTTATACAATACAGGTTATAGATGCTAATTGCCCTGTCATTTCAGATTCAGTAATAGTAAAAATTTTAACTCCGGACAATGTGATTATCGACCAAGGGCCGGTTAAAATTTGCGCTGGAAGCGATACTACTCTACACGCCTTAACAGGGAATGGTTATCAGTATCAATGGTATCTGGATGGTAACCGATTAGTGAATAAGACCAAGGCCACACTTTCCGTAAATTCTCCCGGAGATTATAAAGTAATTTTAACGCCTCTTGGCTGTGAGCCCGTGACTTCTGCTGCCATAACGGTAACGTACTTACCAGAAATAATAAATAATGTAGTTACAACAAATGCTAAGAAAATTATCTGTTCAGGCAGTACTGTTTCCATAATAGGTTCCCAACCAGGTGGAGGCACTGGAGAATATACCTACCAGTGGGAAAGTAGAATTAATAATGAACCCTTTACGGCTATTCCTGAGGCCATAAATCCGGATTATAGTTTTGCTACCGGCACCTTCATGGGTTCTATTTCTTTCCGGCGTGTAGTATTTTCCGACTCGTGTTTGGTTATTAGTAATGAGCTAAACTTTACTGTAAATCAATTGAATGCAGAAAATAGTATTTCGGCACCCGGATCTACTACTATTTGCGCGGGAAACGCACCCGGGATAATTTCCAGTAACACAATAACAGGGGAGGAAGAATATAGTTATACCTGGGAAAGCAGCAGTAACAATGCTCCATTTCAAATTATTAGTGGTGCCACATCAGCCAGCTTTACGCCTGATATCCTTTTTCAAACCACCTCCTTCCGGAGAGTTATGGCACTAGGACAATGCATCAATATAAGTGATACTGTAACAATTCAAGTCAACCCCGAAATCTTAAAAAATAATATTACCATACCATTTGATTTAATATGCAGCAACTCAGATCCGGGAACTATAGCCGGTGAGCAAGTTACCGGGGGAGATGGCACCTACCGGTATATTTGGGAAAGAAGCTTAGACGGTACAACTTTTACAGCTATTTCAAATAGTAATACAATAGATTATTCCCTAGGTGCTCTTACCCGAACTACCACTTTTCGCCGGACAGTAATTTCCGGAGCATGCCGTAATATCAGTAATGAAGTAACAGTTACCGTAAATCCGGCCATTCTGGGCAATAGGTTAACAGAGTCAGAAACTACTATCTGCGTGAACAATTCTCCGGAAACTATAAATAGTGAACCAATAACTGGTGGAAACGGTACTTATACTTACTCCTGGGAAAGTAGTGTTGATGGGAATACTTTTATCCCCGTTCCAAACCTGAATACGGCTAAGTATAACCCCGGCAATCTTACTCAAACTACTACCTACCGACGGTTGGTTACATCTGGTGTTTGTACAGATACCAGCAATGCCTTAACTATTACGGTATTGCCTGTGATTACCTACACTGTCTTTCTGACCGTTGCGCCTTCTGATTTTCCGGTTTGCGGGGAAACCAGATATATTGCTCAAGTTATTAAAAATGTTAATGGGATAAACTATCCAACTGATCCTCATTTGCAACAGACGACTTGGTCAGGTGGCGAAGATGCAACTCAACAATTTTTATTTGACTGGTGGAAAAACGATGAACAACGTCTGGTAGCTGGAAATACAAGTGGCACCCTAACTTTGGAAGCTCTCCAACCGGGTGATTATTACACGGTAAGGGCCCGACCCATTTCTTCTGATTTATCGTGCGCCATCTTCAATAGCCGACCAGACCTAATTGTTTCAAATTCGGGAACGAATACCTTGTTCTCCAATAGATTCTATTCCGGACAACCAGACGCCTACTCAGTAGATATCACATCAGATGCATTCGGCACTGTATGCCCCGATACACCGGTTACCTTTACTGCCACTCCCAATGTTCCTACTTATATAAACCCAACGTTTCAATGGACTATAAATGATGAAGAAATTCCGGGAGCCACTCAGCCCGTTTTTACAACTGCCCTAGTAAGAGATAATGATGTTGTATCGGTTCTATTCAACTCAAATGAAAATAGTTGTGACCCTATCACTGCTGGTAATCCAATCACCATGCAGGTGTCAGCTTCTATTCCAAACCGACTAGACAAAATTGAAGGTCCGGAAAAACCGGAAGTAGGAAAACCCGCCACTTACCGGGTATCGCCCGATAACAATACTCTAAACTGGTTATACGAATGGACTATTACCTATAAGAATGGCCAAACAGAAGTTTTACCTGAAACAAGTGAGACCTTAGTTATACCTAAAATACCTGCCGATTTATTTGAAATAACTGTTAAAAAAATAGCACCACCAGGCAGTTGTGTTGATCAGGAATCGACAGTAGTTTCTACATTCACCATACCACTTCCCGTTGAATTACTTTACCTAAGAGCAAGAGAAACTACCAATAATGTAATAGTTGAATGGGCAACTGCCATAGAGCAAAATAATGCTGGTTTTGAGGTGCAGGTTGCAGCAGATGCAATCAATTACCGTCTGTTAGGCTTCGTTCCTTCTAAAAGCTTAAATTCTTATACCAAACAAGAGTATACCTTTCATGATCAGGAGAAAAACAAATCTGGCACCCGGTATTACCGTCTGAAACAAGAGAACTCTAATGGTTACTTTTCTTATTTTGGCCCTATTGCCATTAACATACTTGCTTCTGAAGAAAGTCTTACCGCTTTTCCGAACCCATTTACAAAGGAGGTAAATTTAGTAATTAATACAAAGGAAACGGGAGATATGCACCTAATTATACTGAATGCAATTGGAAGTAAAGTAGGAGAACAAACGTTTAAGATAAAAAAGGGGAACAATAAGGAAAAAATATTAATGAACACCAGTTTACCACAAGGCATGTACACCCTTATAAGCCAAATGAACAATCAAATCAGGTACCTTAAATTATTAAAGCAATAA
- a CDS encoding VOC family protein encodes MEPRLTLITLGVSDLAASTHFYEQNFNWQRLPASNEGVVFFQLNGMQLALFPSQELALDAGAAAESSGFKSFSLAHNLRSEQEVDDLIRILEKKGVTIVKQPQKVFWGGYSSYIADPDGFLWEIAYNPFLPLDEKGNLLS; translated from the coding sequence ATGGAACCGCGCCTTACTTTAATTACCTTGGGAGTATCTGATTTAGCTGCTTCTACTCACTTTTACGAACAAAATTTTAATTGGCAACGGCTACCAGCTAGCAATGAAGGTGTAGTATTTTTTCAATTGAACGGAATGCAATTAGCATTATTTCCAAGCCAAGAGTTAGCTCTCGATGCAGGTGCAGCCGCTGAAAGTAGTGGCTTTAAAAGTTTCAGCCTGGCGCATAACCTCCGGAGCGAACAAGAAGTGGACGATTTAATCCGAATCTTAGAAAAGAAAGGTGTTACCATTGTAAAACAGCCGCAAAAAGTTTTTTGGGGTGGATACAGCAGTTATATAGCCGACCCTGATGGCTTTTTATGGGAAATCGCCTATAATCCATTCCTACCTTTAGACGAAAAAGGAAACCTTTTGTCGTAA